In the Muricauda sp. MAR_2010_75 genome, one interval contains:
- a CDS encoding DUF1800 family protein, which yields MEYFINCNSSTLAPYTIPLDELRAAHLYRRLGFSASVQTINAAVGQTAGTLVDNLIDQALAAPVIPPPAWADWNDSNYPADDDLAREIRRAQLEEFTTAYGNALMDNSVRDRLSFFWSNHFVTELDVYNCNSFLYYYINCLQRNALGNFKTFVHEIGLTSAMLYYLDGVRNRGDNPNENYARELYELFTLGEGNGYTENDIIETAKAISGYTERGEEGCTQVTFNPEDFNTGSKTILGQTGNWNYDDVIDILFNERANEIAGFICMKLYEYYVHPDSSGEEGGNAQDIIAGMAQTFIANNFEIAPVIRQLLKSQHFFDDTAIGVIIKSPFDLYFHLVKETGFSYDDNTIINLIDSAGLIGQELFDPYDVAGWQRDRQWINSNFIIGRWLTSEVFLERFFQADPEQFRTLAMDAVGAADSNTSNPEIVVRALVNKFTPKGLLTDADFEKAMDAFKIDDVPENYYSPDYIPGGLSLWMLAVSMEAPTQVYVLLRHLSREPEFQLK from the coding sequence ATGGAATACTTCATCAATTGTAATTCCTCAACGTTGGCGCCGTATACAATTCCTTTGGATGAGTTGCGTGCCGCCCACTTGTACCGGAGGCTTGGTTTCAGTGCCTCAGTACAGACAATTAACGCTGCCGTTGGACAAACAGCAGGAACTTTAGTAGATAATTTAATAGACCAAGCCCTTGCGGCTCCAGTTATTCCCCCGCCAGCTTGGGCAGATTGGAACGATTCCAATTATCCCGCCGATGACGATTTGGCCCGGGAAATAAGACGTGCCCAATTGGAGGAATTCACAACAGCCTATGGGAACGCTCTCATGGACAACAGTGTCCGAGATCGTTTGAGTTTCTTTTGGAGCAACCATTTTGTGACCGAGTTGGATGTCTACAACTGTAACTCGTTCTTGTATTACTACATAAACTGTCTGCAGCGTAATGCCCTTGGAAATTTCAAGACTTTTGTCCATGAAATTGGACTTACCAGTGCCATGCTCTATTATCTGGATGGAGTCCGTAACCGGGGAGACAACCCTAACGAAAACTACGCGCGTGAACTTTATGAGCTCTTCACTTTGGGAGAAGGTAATGGGTATACAGAGAATGATATTATAGAAACCGCAAAGGCTATATCTGGATATACTGAGCGAGGCGAGGAAGGTTGTACCCAAGTGACCTTTAACCCAGAAGATTTTAATACAGGGAGCAAAACCATTTTAGGGCAAACAGGCAATTGGAACTATGACGATGTAATTGATATTCTCTTTAACGAAAGAGCCAATGAGATCGCTGGTTTCATCTGCATGAAACTATACGAATATTACGTACACCCAGACTCATCGGGTGAAGAAGGTGGCAATGCCCAAGACATCATTGCGGGAATGGCACAAACCTTTATTGCCAATAATTTTGAAATCGCCCCGGTCATACGTCAATTATTGAAGAGCCAACACTTTTTTGATGATACCGCCATTGGTGTAATCATAAAAAGTCCTTTTGACCTGTATTTTCATTTGGTCAAAGAAACGGGATTCAGTTACGATGATAATACCATTATAAATTTGATAGATTCTGCTGGGCTTATTGGTCAGGAGCTTTTTGACCCCTATGATGTTGCCGGTTGGCAACGTGATCGCCAGTGGATCAATTCCAATTTCATTATTGGGCGATGGTTGACTTCCGAAGTGTTCTTGGAGCGCTTTTTTCAAGCTGACCCAGAACAGTTCAGGACATTGGCCATGGATGCCGTTGGTGCTGCGGACAGCAATACCAGCAACCCAGAAATCGTGGTTAGGGCTTTGGTGAACAAGTTTACACCAAAAGGCCTGTTGACGGACGCTGATTTTGAAAAGGCCATGGACGCCTTCAAAATTGATGATGTGCCGGAGAATTATTACTCCCCGGATTATATCCCGGGCGGATTAAGCCTATGGATGCTGGCAGTGAGCATGGAAGCACCTACCCAAGTGTATGTGCTTTTGCGTCATTTGTCCAGAGAACCTGAATTTCAACTTAAATAA
- a CDS encoding YraN family protein, which translates to MGEHNEFGKQGEALAVAFLLNSGYEICAQNYRYQKAEIDIIARQGNVLAIVEVKSRKMGFLEDISTTINSKKKKLLVMAADHYVQEMDLDVEVRFDVITVVQKGASFEIDHLEDAFYFF; encoded by the coding sequence ATGGGAGAACATAATGAATTTGGAAAGCAAGGTGAAGCACTGGCCGTAGCGTTTTTGTTGAATAGTGGTTATGAGATTTGTGCTCAAAATTATCGCTATCAAAAGGCTGAAATTGATATCATAGCTAGGCAAGGAAATGTATTGGCCATTGTTGAGGTAAAGTCACGAAAAATGGGGTTTTTAGAGGATATTTCCACTACAATCAACTCCAAAAAAAAGAAACTTTTAGTCATGGCCGCCGACCACTATGTCCAAGAAATGGATTTGGACGTTGAGGTGCGTTTTGATGTAATCACCGTTGTCCAAAAAGGAGCAAGTTTTGAAATTGACCACTTGGAAGATGCTTTTTATTTTTTCTAA
- a CDS encoding aspartate kinase → MKTISAVVEHYIKKKPFLQTALAQGIINLTSLSRQIKPEIAEALGKDVKDGAIVMALKRLSDDLEFRATHRIVKVLKNIGEITVRSNLTDYTFLASDTILQQQARLLEEVNENQDVFYTSSRGVNEINIVISNIMDGVVEKYFKHERCTQKAEGLSSITVKLPAENVSVPGIYYFIFQRLAWEGIVLYEVISTTNEFTILVNEEQVDVAFKTIKDLKLL, encoded by the coding sequence ATGAAAACAATTTCTGCAGTAGTTGAGCATTACATTAAAAAGAAGCCCTTTTTACAAACGGCTCTTGCCCAAGGCATTATAAACCTCACCTCGCTTTCCCGACAAATAAAGCCCGAAATTGCTGAAGCACTGGGCAAAGATGTAAAGGATGGGGCCATTGTCATGGCACTCAAACGCCTCTCAGATGATTTGGAGTTTAGGGCTACACACAGAATTGTAAAGGTGCTCAAGAATATTGGTGAGATTACGGTACGATCCAACTTAACGGATTATACCTTTTTGGCTTCGGATACCATTTTGCAGCAACAGGCCCGATTGCTGGAAGAAGTCAATGAAAATCAGGATGTTTTTTATACGTCTTCCAGAGGGGTGAACGAAATCAATATTGTGATCAGCAATATTATGGATGGTGTGGTTGAAAAATACTTTAAACACGAACGTTGCACGCAAAAAGCAGAAGGATTGTCTTCCATAACGGTGAAACTTCCGGCAGAAAACGTATCCGTTCCCGGTATTTACTACTTCATTTTCCAACGCTTGGCCTGGGAGGGCATTGTGTTATATGAAGTAATTTCTACCACCAATGAGTTTACCATTTTGGTGAACGAGGAACAAGTGGATGTTGCCTTTAAGACCATTAAAGACCTTAAATTGTTGTAG